The Carassius gibelio isolate Cgi1373 ecotype wild population from Czech Republic chromosome B9, carGib1.2-hapl.c, whole genome shotgun sequence genome includes a region encoding these proteins:
- the LOC127965575 gene encoding 2-oxoglutarate receptor 1-like — protein MAGLETNSTDCFPVDEYIMAYYLPVMYSIISVVGIVGNFLVIIIYLVKLRPWKSSSIIMVNLAVADLLYSSSLPVLVHFYVTKNWTLGEFICRLIRFCFHYHLYGSILFLTCLSIFRYIAVVHPLKAAEILRKRWTILACLAVWVISLVEISPMLGMITVQQEDKMTKCLDFASNDPQVVWWYGWILTMFGYVFPLLVVCWSYTHIAGSLGSSISRNQPSRSRVRMLSILILVVFVLCFLPYHIMRLLRVDSLLRPAVSCMQRRGIHAVYILSRPLAGLNTFFNLALYTLAGDKFQQAFWSFVHRKGHTSSTIFVIHCPNKERPHEDLIH, from the coding sequence ATGGCGGGTCTGGAAACGAATTCAACTGACTGTTTTCCAGTTGATGAATACATAATGGCTTATTATCTGCCAGTGATGTACAGCATCATTTCTGTAGTTGGAATCGTGGGAAACTTCCTGGTGATCATCATTTACCTGGTAAAACTCAGGCCTTGGAAGAGCAGCAGCATTATAATGGTGAACCTGGCAGTAGCTGATCTGCTGTATTCGTCAAGTTTACCTGTGCTGGTCCACTTTTATGTCACTAAAAACTGGACCTTGGGAGAGTTCATCTGCCGTTTAATCCGCTTCTGCTTCCACTACCATCTCTACGGCAGTATCCTCTTCCTAACCTGCCTCAGCATCTTCCGTTACATCGCAGTAGTGCACCCGCTGAAGGCTGCTGAGATCCTGAGGAAAAGATGGACCATCTTGGCTTGTCTGGCAGTCTGGGTCATTTCCTTGGTGGAGATCAGCCCGATGCTGGGGATGATTACTGTACAGCAGGAGGACAAGATGACAAAATGCCTTGACTTTGCCAGTAATGATCCACAGGTGGTGTGGTGGTATGGTTGGATCCTCACAATGTTTGGATACGTGTTCCCATTGCTGGTGGTGTGCTGGAGCTACACTCACATTGCAGGCTCTCTGGGCAGCAGCATATCCAGAAACCAGCCGAGTCGTTCACGAGTTCGCATGCTGTCCATTCTGATTCTGGTTGTGTTTGTGCTGTGCTTCTTGCCATACCATATCATGCGTTTACTGAGGGTGGATAGCCTGCTCAGACCTGCCGTGTCATGCATGCAGAGGAGAGGTATCCATGCAGTATACATACTGTCACGACCCCTGGCTGGCCTCAACACCTTCTTCAACCTAGCACTGTATACACTGGCAGGAGACAAGTTTCAGCAGGCTTTCTGGAGCTTTGTGCACAGGAAGGGGCACACAAGCAGCACTATATTTGTAATCCACTGTCCAAACAAAGAAAGACCACATGAGGATCTGATACAttaa